Sequence from the Fictibacillus arsenicus genome:
TTCTTACGGTACACCCATCTCGAAAGCATGATGCTGATCTCATACAGGACGAGCAGCGGAATCACCACGAGAAAATCAGATACAAGATCTGGCGGCGTTATTAAAACAGCTACAACGACGAGTGCAAAGTAGGAAATCTTGCGTGCTTTTGCCAGCATGACTGGATTGATGATTCCGAGTGAAGTCAGAAACATCACCACGAGCGGGATCTCAAACAGAAATCCGAACGGCAGCGTTAAGTTCAGCATGAACTTGAAATATTTTTCCGATGTAAAAAAGGTTTGAAAGTTCCCCTCTGATAATCCGAGCAAAAAGTTCAGCACCATCGGATAGACAACAAAATAGCCAAATGACAATCCTATCAAGAACAATAGAAACAAAGCTGGAATGTACGACAGGGTCACCTTTTGTTCTTTTTTATCCAATGCCGGCTTAATGAACATCCACGTTTGATGAGCGGCAACGGGTATGGTGAGCGCGATTGCAATCACGCCGGATATCATAAAATACACCCAAAGAATTTCGCTCGGTCCGAGGACGGCAAGCTGCTGGTCCAGATCGCGGATCAGCCAGCTGTAGATCGGCTCCACATAGAAAAATGACACTGCGAGAACCGTCATAAACATAACAAGCGTTATAATGATCCGTTTTCGAAGTTCACCCAGATGTTCCACAAAGTACATCTCTTCTGCTTTCACAACTTCAGCCTCCTTCCTCATTTGATGATTGCTCTGTTAACTTTTTAAAGTTGATTATCCTTAGAAGAAAGGAAATCCACCAACCATGCTTAACAAAGCTTCTTAATAGCGAAAAGATGCAAGCTTGCTATTGCGCCCGCATCTTTCCTCACTAAATCTCATTATTTTGACTGCGGTTTTTCTTCTTTTTCATCAGAAGACATTAAATCTTTTGCAGAGCTCTTAAATTCACGAAGCGTGCTTCCGAATGCGCGTCCGATCTCCGGCAGTTTTGAAGGTCCAAAGATGATAAGCGCGATGATTAAGATCAGAATCAATCCTGGTACTCCGATATTAGTAAAACCCATGTGAATCGCCTCCTTAGAATTTGTTACTCATTAAAACTTAAAGCCAGTGATTGCCACGACTGATGGACGCGGCTGGTTGCCTCCGCGAACTTGCGGCCATGTGCTTGTTGGATTTGCTTTATCTTCTGTTTCCTCACCTGGATGCTGCACAGAAAGGAATAATGTTCTTTCATTTGGTGTGAAAGATGGTCCCGTCAATTCTGCTTCTTTTGGTGCTGATGCGAACTGGAATGCAACTCCCTTGTCCGGACCGACTGTCGGAATCATGAACATACCGTTGTTTCCAAAGCTCGTCCACGCAGCAGAGTTCAGTTTGCTGGATGAAATATCTGTCACGGTCCAAAGGTTTGCATTTGAGTCAAACGTTAAGTTATCTGGAGCACTGAACCCGCTTTGGCGTCCGCCGGCTGCGAAGATCTCAAAGTCAAACTCCTCTGCGCCATGGTCTCCATCTTTTTCAAAAAAGCGTGTGATGTGTCCGTGAATGTTTCCGTGCTTATCATTGTTTGTGTGTGCGATGAACACCGTTTGATCTAAAGGTGAAATCTCAACGTCTTCCGGACGGTCCGTTGGTGCCGTGTAACAGGTTTAACACCTTTCGCGTTGACCGGGCCAGCTAAAGGAAACACTGCAGTATCTGGTGCTACTTCTGTACAGGGAACATTTGCGAACTGTTCAGGCGGACGCACCCTTTGGAACACAGTTTTATCATGTGAAGAAAACACGGCGTGCAAGTTCAGAATCCTTGTTAAGCGTCCACTTGCCGTTTTTTACTTGAACTTCAATAATGGAACCGCCTTGGTTGTATAGCATTTTTTCAATTTGAGCTGCTGTATACTTGTCGCCCTTTTTTTCGCCTTCTACATATAAAGGATTCGTGTATTCATGATTCACCCAAAGCAAACCATGTTCGCTGGAGTCCTCGATCGGAAAATACATTGTAAAATCGTTGTTGTATCCAAATGTGTCGCCTTTTTTATTGATTACATCACCATAAGACGCGATCACTTCATATTTATAACCTCTTGGCAAAACAAGTTCATCTTTGTCTGTTGGTGCAATCGGGTGAAACTTAAATCCTTTTTTGCGAGGCTTCATGCGCATTAAGCTATCTGATTGAGCATTCGCTTTTTCTGTTAAAACGCCTAAGCCAGAAGTTGCTGCAGCAAGTGCTGTTGCGCCTGTTCCTAAATACGTTAAAAAGGTTCTTCTATCCACTGGTTTCTTTTCCACTCCATTTTCCCCCTAGGACCAATAATTTATCTTGCACCCTTAAGGATAAAGCGAAATTGTTAAGCCACTATGTAGGGAATTTAAACAAACGTTTAAGGTTTTCTAGATTTTTCTAAAAGTTATGTAGAGGCGGACGTAAAATTCTGAAGTGTGGCGATACTTAACATTGGCGAGCAACAGTTGAAAAATTGTTCAAATAAACCTTTCCACACTTTAAGCTTTCCTCTGTAAAACTTCTAAGTTGGGAAAATAGCTATATAAATGTAACGCTAAATGATAGGCGCATCCTATGATTTTCCCAATTTACATCCTTCTGTTTATAGGTATAATTAACCATAAGGTACTTTTATTGAGGTGAAGCGATGGATATAGAAGTGGGAAGTCGTGTCGTTTATAAAGGAGTAGAGTACCAAGTGGTGTGGATTTACGAAAATGGGAATGTGGAAATCGCAAAAAAAGCACAGCAAAGTAAGATTGAGCTTGTACGAAAGAACGATCTCACAAAAATAGGCTAAAAAAAACTTCCGAAGCACGTGGCCCGGAAGTTTTTTTGTTTTTATATACAATGGTGCTTTTGAAAGTAGTTGATTTCCGCTCCAGGTGCTCGCTTTCCGGGGGGCGTGCGGTGAGCCTCCTCTGCGCTTTGCGCCGTTAGGAGTCTCACCTGTCCCGCTGATCCCCCAGGAGTCTCGCACCTTGCGCTCCAATCAACTTTCAATGAAGAATATTCAAAAAAAACAATTTCAGCAACCATCTATTAGAAAAGAGACTTTTATAGTTTTGATCTTAGATATGAATCTATAAACGGCGTGATTTCGCCATCCATTACGGATTGCACGTTACCCACCTCAGTGTTTGTACGGTGGTCTTTTACTAGGCTGTACGGGTGGAAAACGTATGAGCGGATCTGGCTTCCCCAGCCGATTTCTTTCTGTTCACCGCGAATCTCAGCCAATTGTGCCTGCTGTTCTTCCAAACGGCGCTGTACAAGTTTCGCCATTAACATCTTCATCGCACGTTCACGGTTCTTGATCTGAGAACGCTCTGTCTGGCATGAAACGATTGTGTTCGTTGGTGTGTGTGTAATACGAACGGCTGAGTCAGTCGTGTTAACGTGCTGACCGCCTGCACCAGACGCACGGTACGTATCGACCTTCAAATCCTCTGTACGGATTTCGATCTCAGTATCGTCAGTGATTTCAGGCATCACTTCACATGAAACGAATGATGTATGACGGCGGCCTGACGAATCAAACGGCGAGATACGCACTAAACGGTGTACCCCTTTTTCCGCTTTCAAATAGCCGTATGCATTGTGCCCCTTTATACTCAAAGTAACAGATTTCACACCAGCTTCATCACCAGGAAGATAGTCCAGCGTTTCAACCTTATAGCCCTGTCGCTCCGCATAACGCGTGTACATACGAAGCAGCATGGACGCCCAGTCTTGTGATTCGGTACCGCCTGCACCTGGATGAAGTTCCAGGATCGCATTGTTTTTATCGTAAGGTTCGTTTAATAAAAGCTGAAGCTCGAAATCATTGAGTTTCGCGATCAGTTCTTTCGTATCTTTTACAAGCTCTTTTTGCATGTCAGCATCTGCTTCTTCTTTCACAAGTTCGTGTGCGATTTCCAAGTCCTCATAGGAAGAAGCAAGTTCCTCGAATTCATTTACCTGCTCTTTTAATCCGTTCGCTTCATTTATAACAACTTGTGCTGCGTTCTGGTCATCCCAAAACGTCGGTGCACTCATCTGTTCGTCTAGTTCAGCGATGCGTGCTTTTTTTGAATCGAGGTCAAAGAGACCCCCTAAAGTCGTTGATACGTTTTTCAATAACGTTGAGCTCTTGTTTTACTTCTACTAAATCCATAATCTCTGCACCTCATTTTATGATTGTAGCTACTTTTTAACGTATGCTATCGAATGTGAAAAATTCTTTGGGCTGAAAACATGCGCAAAGAGAGCCCCGAAGAGACTCTCTTCACTCACAATACTGAATTATTCCTGCTCAGCACCGTGACATTGCTTGTATTTTTTACCGCTTCCGCAAGGACATGGATCGTTGCGCTTGATGTCCTGCTTTTTGCGTACTGGTTTCTTTTTAGAAGCTTCCGCCTTGTCGCTAGGAACAACAGCTTTACCTTCAGCCACTTGTTCACGCTGCATGTTCTGTTCGATCTGCGATTTTAAGATGTAAGTCGTAACTTCCTCTTCGATCGCAGCAACCATCGCTTCGAACATCTCAAAACCTTCAAACTGATACTCACGCAACGGATCCGTCTGCCCATAAGCACGAAGGTGAATCCCTTGACGAAGCTGTTCCATTTGGTCGATGTGATCCATCCACTTGCTGTCAACCGAACGAAGGATAACAGCTTTTTGGAATTCTGCGATTTGTTCTGCAGGCAGCTGCTTTTCTTTTTCTGCAAATGCCGCATGAACCTTCGCTTGGATCTTCTCAATGATCTCTTCACGATCTAGACCGTAGAAATCTTTTTCCGTAAACACAGGCTCTGTGAACATAACCGCATTCACATAATCCGTGATTTCTTTCGTGTTCCACTCTTCTTGAACTTCAGATTCAGGCGTGTGAACCGTTACGATGCGGTCAATTGTAGAATCGATCATACGCAGTACGATATCGCTCAAGTTCTCAGCATCCAGTACGTCCTGACGCTGAGCGTAGATGATTTCACGCTGCTGACGCATAACATCGTCATATTGTAAAAGCTGCTTACGAGCATCGAAGTTTGATCCCTCAACTCGTTTTTGTGCAGATTCAACGGCTTTTGTAACCATTTTGGACTCGATTGGAGTATCTTCATCCATGCCAAGACGCTCCATCATCGTCATCAAGTTATCCGAGCCAAAACGTTTCATCAATTCATCTTCCATAGAGATGTAGAAACGAGAAGAACCAGGATCTCCTTGACGACCAGCACGTCCACGAAGCTGGTTATCGATACGGCGGGATTCGTGGCGCTCAGTACCTAAAATGTGAAGTCCGCCAACTTCAATAACACCTTCGCCAAGCTTGATATCCGTACCACGGCCGGCCATGTTCGTCGCGATCGTAACCATGCCAAGCTGACCCGCGTTCTCGATGATCTCTGCTTCACGCTCATGGTTTTTCGCGTTCAAGACGTTGTGCTGAATTTTGCGTTTTGTTAAAAGCTGAGAAAGCAATTCAGACGTTTCAACGGCAACCGTACCAACAAGGATTGGCTGACCAGTCTTATGGCGCTCTTCGATTTCAGCGGCAATCGCCTTGAACTTGCCTTGCATTGTTTTATAAATTAAATCTGCTCGGTCATCACGTGCGATCGGACGGTTGGTTGGAATCACGATAACATCCATGTTATAGATGTTGCGGAATTCCTCTTCTTCCGTTTTCGCCGTACCCGTCATACCCGCAAGCTTGTTGTACATACGGAAGTAGTTCTGGAACGTGATCGTCGCAAGTGTCATGCTCTCGCGCTGGATCTCGAGACCTTCCTTCGCTTCGATCGCTTGGTGAAGACCGTCGCTGTATCGGCGGCCAGCCATCAAACGTCCAGTGAACGGGTCAACGATTACGATTTCACCATCTTGAACCACGTAATCCACATCACGGTGCATAATGATGTTTGCTTTTAACGCTTGGTTAATGTGGTGATTAAGTGTTACATGCTGATAATCATAAAGGTTATCGATGCTGAACATCTGCTCAGCCCGGTTGATCCCTTCTTCCGTCAGCTGTACGTTCTTCGTCTTTTCATCAACCGTATAATCCGTATCTTTTTTCAGCTGGCGCACAAACATGTTTGCCATCTGATAAAGCTGGGTAGATTTTTGTGCAGAGCCAGAAATGATCAGCGGTGTACGCGCTTCATCGATTAGGATGGAGTCAACCTCATCGACGATCGCAAAATTGCGGCGCTGAACCATTTGCTCTTTATAGACCACCATGTTGTCACGCAGATAATCGAAGCCGAACTCGTTGTTCGTACCATACGTGATATCTGCAGCATATGCTTCACGCTTCTCCTCTTTCGAAAGGTCAGAAACGTTCAGTCCAACCGTCAGCCCTAGGAAATTATAAAGCGGCCCCATGATTTCAGAGTCACGGCGAGCTAAGTATTCGTTGACAGTTACAACATGAGCGCCTTTTCCATCAAGCGCATTCAAATAGACCGGCATGGTCGCTACAAGCGTTTTACCTTCACCGGTTTTCATCTCTGCAATATTACCTTCATGAAGTGCAACAGCACCCATAATCTGTACTGGATAATGACGCATGTTCAATACACGAGCGGATGCTTCGCGCACAGTCGCAAACGCTTCTGGCAGCAAGTCGTCTAATGACTCGCCTTTTTCAATGCGGCTTTTAAATTCAGCCGTCTTATTCGCAAGAGCTTCATCGTTTAACGCTTTAAACTCTTCTGCTAACGCTTCTACTTTTTCAGCGATTCTTTCATATCTATTTAGCGTCCGATCATTGGAACTTGGAAAAATCTTTTTCAAAATGCTAATCATCCGATAAACGCTCCCTGTTCTCGAGAATTATATACCACTTCTATTCTACCAGTTTGTGAAACGAGCCACAAGAAATCCCAAATCTTTTCATCCGAATTGTATCATCCGCTATCATGGAAATTCCTATTTATGTGAATTTTTCTATAGTTTAAAGAGACACGAAACCTAAATTTTGGTAAAATAATAAAAAGGTTAATCAGGAGGTTCTTAATGGAAAAAGCGGAGTTAGAGAGGGATAGCGCCAGTCAACAAAAGATGCGCAGCGAAAAGAACAAAACCATTATTCTGACGCTTGTTTTGAGCTTCTTTATTATCGGGGGCTTCGGAACGTGGGGGTATTACGCACTGTTCGGTGCAAAATCAGCATCAGATTTTGATCTGCCTTCAAATGAAGAAGTTGCGGCTGCCGAAAAAACGAGCGGCACTTCGATCTACAAGCCTACTTTAAAAGTTCCCGTAACCGAAATTCAGCGGCGAATTAACGTCATGCATGAATACTGGAACCGCAAGCTAGGGTTTAATGCATGGAATAACTATAGTGTTTCGAGAAATAAGGAAGAACTTATGAATGTGAAGGAAGATATACAGAACAAAATCCAGCCATTTGTGTCGGGTCCATTGAAGGTAGATATGGAAACTGCGGTTGCTAAAATCGATTCAAGCATGAAATCAGACAGTGTCGAACCGCTAAAAGGAGTCCATCGTATTTTTCATGATTTGGATATTACGCTGAATGGTTATGAACAAGATGGGGTGTATTGGGAAGTAACGGAAACGTGGAAATGGTATCAGAAAGCACATTGAAGATTTGCAACTTCATAAGATTGCTGTTATGATGAATCTAGAATTATTTTTGTTCGGTGTAATCAATAGTTTGAAATATAATTTTTCTTCTTGAGAATAGATTTGGGCAAGGATAGT
This genomic interval carries:
- the tatC gene encoding twin-arginine translocase subunit TatC; amino-acid sequence: MYFVEHLGELRKRIIITLVMFMTVLAVSFFYVEPIYSWLIRDLDQQLAVLGPSEILWVYFMISGVIAIALTIPVAAHQTWMFIKPALDKKEQKVTLSYIPALFLLFLIGLSFGYFVVYPMVLNFLLGLSEGNFQTFFTSEKYFKFMLNLTLPFGFLFEIPLVVMFLTSLGIINPVMLAKARKISYFALVVVAVLITPPDLVSDFLVVIPLLVLYEISIMLSRWVYRKKLAAERLNEQEEKVVQMKRPS
- the tatA gene encoding twin-arginine translocase TatA/TatE family subunit, encoding MGFTNIGVPGLILILIIALIIFGPSKLPEIGRAFGSTLREFKSSAKDLMSSDEKEEKPQSK
- a CDS encoding alkaline phosphatase PhoX, yielding MRMKPRKKGFKFHPIAPTDKDELVLPRGYKYEVIASYGDVINKKGDTFGYNNDFTMYFPIEDSSEHGLLWVNHEYTNPLYVEGEKKGDKYTAAQIEKMLYNQGGSIIEVQVKNGKWTLNKDSELARRVFFT
- the prfB gene encoding peptide chain release factor 2 (programmed frameshift), with product MDLVEVKQELNVIEKRINDFRGLFDLDSKKARIAELDEQMSAPTFWDDQNAAQVVINEANGLKEQVNEFEELASSYEDLEIAHELVKEEADADMQKELVKDTKELIAKLNDFELQLLLNEPYDKNNAILELHPGAGGTESQDWASMLLRMYTRYAERQGYKVETLDYLPGDEAGVKSVTLSIKGHNAYGYLKAEKGVHRLVRISPFDSSGRRHTSFVSCEVMPEITDDTEIEIRTEDLKVDTYRASGAGGQHVNTTDSAVRITHTPTNTIVSCQTERSQIKNRERAMKMLMAKLVQRRLEEQQAQLAEIRGEQKEIGWGSQIRSYVFHPYSLVKDHRTNTEVGNVQSVMDGEITPFIDSYLRSKL
- the secA gene encoding preprotein translocase subunit SecA, coding for MISILKKIFPSSNDRTLNRYERIAEKVEALAEEFKALNDEALANKTAEFKSRIEKGESLDDLLPEAFATVREASARVLNMRHYPVQIMGAVALHEGNIAEMKTGEGKTLVATMPVYLNALDGKGAHVVTVNEYLARRDSEIMGPLYNFLGLTVGLNVSDLSKEEKREAYAADITYGTNNEFGFDYLRDNMVVYKEQMVQRRNFAIVDEVDSILIDEARTPLIISGSAQKSTQLYQMANMFVRQLKKDTDYTVDEKTKNVQLTEEGINRAEQMFSIDNLYDYQHVTLNHHINQALKANIIMHRDVDYVVQDGEIVIVDPFTGRLMAGRRYSDGLHQAIEAKEGLEIQRESMTLATITFQNYFRMYNKLAGMTGTAKTEEEEFRNIYNMDVIVIPTNRPIARDDRADLIYKTMQGKFKAIAAEIEERHKTGQPILVGTVAVETSELLSQLLTKRKIQHNVLNAKNHEREAEIIENAGQLGMVTIATNMAGRGTDIKLGEGVIEVGGLHILGTERHESRRIDNQLRGRAGRQGDPGSSRFYISMEDELMKRFGSDNLMTMMERLGMDEDTPIESKMVTKAVESAQKRVEGSNFDARKQLLQYDDVMRQQREIIYAQRQDVLDAENLSDIVLRMIDSTIDRIVTVHTPESEVQEEWNTKEITDYVNAVMFTEPVFTEKDFYGLDREEIIEKIQAKVHAAFAEKEKQLPAEQIAEFQKAVILRSVDSKWMDHIDQMEQLRQGIHLRAYGQTDPLREYQFEGFEMFEAMVAAIEEEVTTYILKSQIEQNMQREQVAEGKAVVPSDKAEASKKKPVRKKQDIKRNDPCPCGSGKKYKQCHGAEQE